The Streptomyces sp. NBC_01268 genome window below encodes:
- a CDS encoding DUF3662 and FHA domain-containing protein, with translation MGVMKRFEQRLEGLVNGTFAKVFKSEVQPVEIAGALQRECDNNATIWNRERTVVPNDFIVELSAPDYERLSPYSGQLGDELAGLVRDYAKQQRYTFMGPIKVHLEKAEDLDTGLYRVRSRTLASSSSQSQPSPQQNAPGGYPQGPQGQQQPARGGYGYPQGGPPAGAPPMPAAPPPGAPAMPGHRPTAPAAARPGGAPAAPATTGAGGQVRRWIEINGTRHQISRPTLVLGRSTDADVRIDDPGVSRRHCEIRTGTPSTIQDLGSTNGIVVDGQHTTRATLRDGSRIVVGSTTIVYRQAEG, from the coding sequence ATGGGAGTCATGAAGCGGTTCGAGCAGCGACTCGAAGGTCTGGTCAACGGCACCTTCGCCAAGGTCTTCAAGTCCGAGGTCCAGCCCGTCGAGATCGCCGGCGCGCTCCAGCGCGAGTGCGACAACAACGCGACGATCTGGAACCGCGAGCGGACGGTCGTCCCCAACGACTTCATCGTGGAGCTGAGCGCGCCGGACTACGAGCGCCTCAGCCCCTACTCGGGTCAGCTCGGCGACGAGCTCGCCGGTCTGGTCCGGGACTACGCCAAGCAGCAGCGGTACACCTTCATGGGGCCGATCAAGGTCCACCTGGAGAAGGCGGAGGACCTCGACACCGGTCTGTACCGGGTGCGCAGCCGTACGCTCGCGTCGAGTTCGTCACAGTCCCAGCCGTCGCCGCAGCAGAACGCGCCCGGTGGGTACCCGCAGGGGCCCCAGGGCCAGCAGCAGCCGGCCCGCGGTGGCTACGGCTACCCGCAGGGCGGTCCGCCGGCCGGTGCTCCGCCGATGCCCGCGGCCCCGCCGCCGGGTGCCCCGGCCATGCCCGGCCACCGTCCGACGGCTCCGGCCGCGGCCCGCCCCGGCGGTGCGCCCGCGGCGCCCGCGACGACGGGTGCGGGCGGCCAGGTGCGCCGTTGGATCGAGATCAACGGCACCCGTCATCAGATTTCCCGCCCGACTCTGGTCCTCGGCCGCAGCACCGACGCGGACGTGAGGATCGACGATCCCGGCGTCTCCCGCCGGCACTGCGAGATCCGGACCGGAACGCCCTCGACGATCCAGGATCTCGGGTCCACCAACGGCATCGTGGTGGACGGGCAGCACACCACCCGCGCTACGCTCCGCGACGGCTCGCGGATCGTCGTGGGCAGCACCACCATCGTTTACCGGCAAGCCGAAGGGTGA
- a CDS encoding sensor histidine kinase, protein MEAPPKIRTWSEAARRWFVLPGQWSRRRTAGELVLAVVMALLAAGTQDMLGGEGWTLAAVALGSAVLSLLRRRLPGTVLVVTSLLAPFVPGFLALLILIGWSAGRYIAGAGRALAAFTAAYVLNVAGTVIEAWDQRMILTLAFITTLYFLATTLAPGLAHRYWTQRRSLLHALQQRNAQLIRERAMIAGQARLRERQRIAQDMHDSLGHQLALISVHTGALEVDPNLTDRQREAVGVLRNASVDAMHELREVVGILRDGIEAPAETGGVPVARPGDETGKAARGTAGIEGLVAAARSAGTTIDLARHGETRPLAPAVDHAAYRIVQEGLTNAYKYAPGAAIAVEVRYEPDAFVVEVLNEPATTEPTDVVSGGQGLTGLHERARLVGGIVHAGPADGGGFRVAGVLPYGAVEAAPYVEPDLLTAGIELGVAPPAGSATGTHGAAHGTSHRPSPADPFVDATDDFRQQSRWPRSRDGGRAAVGKADWTVTEREWAMAMRAGRGRSTGSGIAIGCGIAFAALVLLLVAGGFGLYFLMGSMQKGMIGPGEYDAVKVGQNEQEVRDRLPSGDSIATTGLHGKGPKEPEGSSCLVLMSSEPGDMESEPVFRFCFKDGKLIEKKSYEVVR, encoded by the coding sequence GTGGAAGCTCCTCCGAAGATCAGGACGTGGTCCGAAGCCGCCCGACGGTGGTTCGTGCTGCCCGGCCAGTGGTCGCGACGCAGGACCGCCGGCGAGCTGGTCCTCGCCGTCGTCATGGCCCTGCTGGCCGCCGGCACCCAGGACATGCTCGGCGGCGAGGGCTGGACGCTCGCCGCCGTCGCCCTGGGCTCCGCCGTGCTGTCGCTGCTGCGCCGCAGGCTCCCCGGGACCGTGCTCGTCGTCACATCGCTCCTCGCGCCCTTCGTGCCGGGCTTCCTGGCACTGCTGATCCTCATCGGCTGGTCCGCAGGCCGCTACATAGCGGGCGCCGGACGGGCGCTGGCCGCCTTCACCGCCGCGTACGTGCTGAACGTCGCGGGCACGGTGATCGAGGCCTGGGACCAGCGCATGATCCTCACCCTCGCGTTCATCACCACGCTGTACTTCCTGGCGACCACGCTCGCGCCCGGTCTCGCCCACCGCTACTGGACCCAGCGCCGGAGCCTGCTGCACGCGCTGCAGCAACGCAACGCCCAGCTGATCAGGGAGCGGGCGATGATCGCCGGGCAGGCCAGGCTGCGCGAGCGGCAGCGCATCGCGCAGGACATGCACGACAGCCTCGGGCACCAACTGGCCCTGATCTCCGTGCACACGGGCGCCCTGGAGGTGGACCCGAACCTCACCGACCGCCAACGCGAGGCCGTCGGCGTGCTCCGGAACGCCTCGGTGGACGCCATGCACGAGCTGCGCGAGGTCGTCGGCATCCTCAGGGACGGCATCGAGGCACCCGCCGAGACCGGGGGCGTGCCCGTGGCACGGCCCGGGGACGAGACCGGCAAAGCGGCCCGGGGGACCGCCGGCATCGAAGGACTCGTGGCCGCCGCCCGGTCCGCCGGGACCACCATCGACCTCGCCCGCCACGGCGAGACCCGGCCGCTCGCCCCGGCCGTCGACCACGCCGCGTACCGGATCGTCCAGGAAGGCCTGACGAACGCCTACAAGTACGCACCGGGCGCCGCCATAGCCGTCGAAGTGCGGTACGAACCGGACGCGTTCGTCGTGGAGGTCCTCAACGAACCCGCGACGACCGAGCCGACCGATGTCGTCAGCGGCGGACAGGGCCTCACCGGACTGCACGAACGGGCCCGGCTGGTCGGCGGCATCGTGCACGCCGGCCCGGCGGACGGCGGCGGCTTCCGGGTCGCGGGCGTCCTGCCGTACGGGGCGGTGGAGGCCGCTCCGTACGTCGAGCCGGACCTGCTCACGGCGGGCATCGAACTCGGCGTCGCACCCCCCGCCGGGTCCGCCACCGGCACCCACGGCGCCGCCCACGGCACCTCCCACCGTCCTTCCCCCGCCGATCCTTTCGTCGATGCCACCGACGACTTCCGACAGCAGTCGCGATGGCCCCGCTCGCGCGACGGTGGTCGGGCCGCGGTCGGAAAGGCCGACTGGACGGTGACCGAACGGGAGTGGGCGATGGCGATGCGCGCGGGCAGGGGCAGGAGCACGGGCAGCGGGATAGCGATCGGGTGCGGGATCGCGTTCGCCGCCCTCGTACTGCTGCTGGTGGCGGGCGGCTTCGGCCTCTACTTCCTGATGGGGTCGATGCAGAAGGGGATGATCGGCCCGGGCGAATACGACGCCGTCAAGGTCGGGCAGAACGAGCAGGAAGTGCGCGACCGGCTCCCTTCGGGTGACAGCATCGCCACCACCGGCCTGCACGGCAAGGGCCCCAAGGAGCCCGAGGGTTCCTCGTGCCTGGTGCTGATGAGCTCGGAGCCCGGCGACATGGAGAGCGAGCCCGTTTTCCGGTTCTGCTTCAAGGACGGCAAGCTGATCGAGAAGAAGTCGTACGAGGTCGTGCGCTAG
- a CDS encoding FHA domain-containing protein FhaB/FipA, which produces MSELTLTVMRLGFLAVLWLFVIVAVQVIRSDLFGTRVTQRGSRRQEARPQQNARQAAPPQQRGQQTPSGGGGRQRRGAPTKLVVSEGTLTGTTVALQGQTITLGRAHDSTIVLDDDYASSRHARIYPDRDGNWIVEDLGSTNGTYLDRTRLTTATPIPLGAPIRIGKTVIELRK; this is translated from the coding sequence ATGTCAGAGCTGACCCTGACGGTCATGCGGTTGGGTTTCCTGGCCGTTCTGTGGCTGTTCGTGATCGTGGCCGTCCAGGTCATCCGCAGTGACCTTTTCGGCACGCGGGTCACCCAGCGCGGTTCGCGCCGCCAGGAGGCGCGTCCGCAGCAGAACGCGCGCCAGGCGGCGCCGCCGCAGCAGCGCGGCCAGCAGACCCCGAGCGGCGGGGGCGGGCGGCAGCGCCGCGGTGCCCCGACGAAACTCGTCGTCTCCGAGGGCACCCTCACCGGCACGACGGTCGCCCTGCAGGGGCAGACCATCACGCTGGGCCGGGCCCACGACTCGACGATCGTGCTGGACGACGACTACGCGTCGAGCCGGCACGCGAGGATCTACCCGGACCGGGACGGCAATTGGATCGTCGAGGATCTCGGGTCCACGAACGGTACGTATCTCGACCGGACCCGGCTCACCACCGCGACGCCGATTCCGCTGGGCGCGCCGATCCGCATCGGCAAGACCGTCATCGAGCTTCGGAAGTAG
- a CDS encoding response regulator transcription factor — translation MAGSRHIRVVIADDEPLIRAGIRMILTSDPEIEVVAEAANGREAVDLARAHAADVLLLDIQMPVLDGLSALPELRRATPSTRVIVLTTFGERENVLRALEHGGAGFLLKDTAPAELIRAVRAAAAGDAYLSPAATRHVVEQLASGREATRSEAARTRVTALSEREREVLALLGEGLSNADAGRRLHMSEATVKTYVSRILAKLGCENRVQAALLARDAGL, via the coding sequence GTGGCAGGGAGCCGGCACATCAGGGTCGTGATCGCCGATGACGAGCCGTTGATCAGGGCCGGGATCAGGATGATCCTCACCTCGGACCCGGAGATCGAAGTCGTCGCCGAGGCGGCGAACGGCCGCGAGGCGGTCGACCTGGCACGCGCCCACGCCGCCGACGTCCTGCTGCTCGACATCCAGATGCCCGTGCTCGACGGGCTCTCCGCCCTGCCGGAGCTGCGCCGGGCCACGCCCTCGACGCGGGTGATCGTGCTGACGACCTTCGGCGAGCGGGAGAACGTGCTCAGGGCGCTGGAGCACGGCGGGGCCGGGTTCCTGCTCAAGGACACCGCCCCGGCCGAACTGATCCGCGCCGTACGGGCGGCGGCGGCGGGTGACGCGTACCTGTCCCCCGCCGCCACCCGGCACGTGGTCGAACAGCTGGCCTCCGGGCGGGAGGCGACCCGGTCCGAGGCGGCCCGGACCCGGGTGACGGCGCTCAGCGAACGGGAGCGCGAGGTGCTGGCCCTGCTGGGCGAGGGCCTCTCCAACGCGGACGCCGGCCGTCGGCTCCACATGAGCGAGGCGACGGTGAAGACCTATGTGAGCCGCATCCTCGCCAAGCTGGGCTGCGAGAACCGGGTCCAGGCGGCCCTCCTTGCGCGGGACGCCGGCCTCTGA